The stretch of DNA ATCAATATATTAAGATAATTTTTATAAAAAATCAAGTATTATTTTTTTTACTCTTATTTTACATTTTTAAAATATAATTTTTACGTTCTTATGATATTATTTATTATCAATAAAAATTATTAATAAAAAATTTATTTCGAGGTGAAAAATGAAAAAAAGAAAATTTTTTTTTATACAATATGTAAAAAAAATATATAATTTATTTAGAAAATTTAAATTAAATAATATCAATTTTTCTAAAGATAGCATTAAAACTAAAATAACTATTAGTATCATCCCTATAATTCTTTTAATACTTTTAATTATTAATATTTATAGTTTAAATGCTGTTGAAAATAGTATGTACGAAAAAGCTATTACTAAAACAGAACTAAGTTCAAATAATTTAAGAGAATTATTAAATACTAAAATAAATACAATTAAAAATATTTCTATTCTTCTTCAAAATATAGATAAAAAAAATTTACTTTTAAAATTAGATGCATTGTCAAAACACGATAAAAAAATAGACTATTTCTTTATTGCTGATAAAACTGGTATCGCTTTGTCTACTAAATCAAAAAAATATAATTTTTCAAAAGAAAAATTTTTTTTAGAAGTAATAAAGGGGCAAATGTTTTCTTATGATACTTATAATGATGATGATAATAAAACTCTTATTCTTACATCACCTTATTTTTACCAAAATAAATTAGAAGGTGTTATTGGAATAGCTTTAAATATAAAAAAATTAAATAATATTGTTAATTCTATTATCTTAAGTAATGATGGTTATAATTATATAATCGATCAATATGGTAAAATTTTAATTCACCCAAACAATGATATGATTGGAGTAAATTTAAGAAAAGTTTCTAATAATAGAAATTATAATATAACTCAAAATATTGTTGATGCAATTAATAAGATAATAGATCGAAAAAAATATGTAAAATACAAATTTAATAATGTTTCTAAATATGCTTTTGGAAATAAAATAGAAAATTATGATACTATTCAAGCATCAGATTATAGTTTTTATTTCATCTCTACTATTCCAAGTAGTAGCTTTTATAATAAACTAAATAATTTACGTATAAATATAATTTTATTTACATTATTTTTATCTTTAATTTTATCCAGTATAATATATTTGATAATAAATAAAGTTTCTAATAATATAATAAATGTAAAAAATATGATGAAAGAAATTTCTTTAGGAAATGGCGACCTTAGTAAACGATTAATTATTACTTCAAAAGATGAAATAGGAGAACTAGCAAAATATTTTAATATTTTTATTGAAAAAATAGAAAACATAGTTATTTCTACAAAACAAGAAAGTAAAAAAGTTCATAAAATATCTAAACATTTAAAAGAAGATATGTTTCTTTTATTATCAGAAAATATAGAACATAAAAGTAATAGTTTAAAGTATAAAATGAAAAATATTATAAATAATATAGAAAATCAATCTATATCCGTAAAAAATATACATGGAGAAATTACAAACATTTCAAATATTATTACAGATATAACTAATCAATCCAATTCAAGTCTAAAAATATCTTCTGAAGCTGCTAATAGTGCAACTAAAGGAAGTAAAATATTAACTGAAAGTTTAAATAATATACAAGAAATAGAATTAATTGTAAATGACATGGAAAAAGAGATTTTTTCTCTTAGCAACGAATCTAAAGAAATAGCAAAAATAACAGTACTAATATCACATATATCAGAACAAACAAATTTACTTGCATTAAATGCAGCAATAGAAGCAGCGAGAGCAGGAGAAGCAGGAAAAGGGTTTGCAGTAGTTGCTAATGAAATAAAAAAATTAGCTGCTCTTTCAAAAGAATCTACAAACAATGTTGATTTTTTAATTAAAAATATACAATCAAAAATAGATAATACCGTCAAAATAGCAAAAGAAGGACATATTAAAATAGAAAATAGTAGTAAAACATCGAAAAAATCAGAAAAAATATTAAATGAAATTATTGAAAAAATAAATTTAACTAATAATTCAGTACAAATAATCCACAATAAAACTTATGAACAAAATCTTGCTATAAGTAAAATAATTGAACTTATCAATACTATTAGTAATAATAGTATTGATATAGAAAAAATTTCTAAAGAAGAATTAAAAATTATGGAAACAGTTATCAAAAAAAATATTCATTCTTCTAAAAAATTACTTCACGCTTCTGATAAATTAAAAAAGAATGTTGCTCAATTTAAAATAACTAAATCAAACCAAATAAAAATTGATTCTTTAAAAGAAAACTTTATTCCTGATATTATATATAATAAAGTAACAAAACTCTAAAAGCTGCCAAACTTTGACAGCTTTTAAGTTATTTTCCCCAGTTTTCTGGATCTATATTCCATGTTTTTGCTATATTTAATTCTTCTTCTGTTATAAATTTATCCTCTTTTGCTACTTCTAAAAGAGTTGAAAAATTAGTTATTGTTTCAAAATTTGTATTTATTCTTTTAAAATTATCAAATGCTTTTTTAAATTCATATGAAAATATAGCTGCTACTTCTACTTCACTTGCACCTTCACCTTTACAGGCTTCTACAGCTGTTATACAACTTCCTCCTGTTGAAATAAGATCTTCTATTACTATTACTTTTTTACCTTTGACTTCTGCCCCCTCTATCTGTTTTCCTGCACCATGAGCTTTTTTCTTACTTCTGATATATGCCATAGGTTTATTTATTCTATCTGCTATAAATGAGGCCCAAGGAATTCCTGCTGTTGCAGTCCCCGCTATCACATCATACTCTTTATCTTTTAATAAATCTATAAATGTATTTACTATTTCTCCTCTTTCTTTTGGAAAAGCTATCATTTTTCTATTATCACAGTATATAGGACTTTTTATTCCTGATACAAATATAAATGGTTCTTTTACATTAAGTCTTACCGCTTCTTTTTCTAATAAATGTCTTGCTATATTTTTATTCATTAATATCTACTTCCCTTCCTCTGTTATCATAAAATTCATCATTTTCAAAGATTTTTCTTCCATTTACTATAGTAGTAATTACTTTCCCATATACATCCCATCCATTAAATGATGTATAACCACATTTTGATACTATATTTTCATTCTTTAGTGTATATTTATTTTTTATATCTACTATTATTATATCTGCAAAATATCCTTCTTCTAATCTCCCTCTACATTTTATATCAAATAT from Hypnocyclicus thermotrophus encodes:
- a CDS encoding methyl-accepting chemotaxis protein; this translates as MKKRKFFFIQYVKKIYNLFRKFKLNNINFSKDSIKTKITISIIPIILLILLIINIYSLNAVENSMYEKAITKTELSSNNLRELLNTKINTIKNISILLQNIDKKNLLLKLDALSKHDKKIDYFFIADKTGIALSTKSKKYNFSKEKFFLEVIKGQMFSYDTYNDDDNKTLILTSPYFYQNKLEGVIGIALNIKKLNNIVNSIILSNDGYNYIIDQYGKILIHPNNDMIGVNLRKVSNNRNYNITQNIVDAINKIIDRKKYVKYKFNNVSKYAFGNKIENYDTIQASDYSFYFISTIPSSSFYNKLNNLRINIILFTLFLSLILSSIIYLIINKVSNNIINVKNMMKEISLGNGDLSKRLIITSKDEIGELAKYFNIFIEKIENIVISTKQESKKVHKISKHLKEDMFLLLSENIEHKSNSLKYKMKNIINNIENQSISVKNIHGEITNISNIITDITNQSNSSLKISSEAANSATKGSKILTESLNNIQEIELIVNDMEKEIFSLSNESKEIAKITVLISHISEQTNLLALNAAIEAARAGEAGKGFAVVANEIKKLAALSKESTNNVDFLIKNIQSKIDNTVKIAKEGHIKIENSSKTSKKSEKILNEIIEKINLTNNSVQIIHNKTYEQNLAISKIIELINTISNNSIDIEKISKEELKIMETVIKKNIHSSKKLLHASDKLKKNVAQFKITKSNQIKIDSLKENFIPDIIYNKVTKL
- the pyrE gene encoding orotate phosphoribosyltransferase: MNKNIARHLLEKEAVRLNVKEPFIFVSGIKSPIYCDNRKMIAFPKERGEIVNTFIDLLKDKEYDVIAGTATAGIPWASFIADRINKPMAYIRSKKKAHGAGKQIEGAEVKGKKVIVIEDLISTGGSCITAVEACKGEGASEVEVAAIFSYEFKKAFDNFKRINTNFETITNFSTLLEVAKEDKFITEEELNIAKTWNIDPENWGK